Proteins encoded in a region of the Streptomyces sp. NBC_00513 genome:
- a CDS encoding helix-turn-helix transcriptional regulator yields the protein MERIHGTGGVVGEAERSAEAENFARLMRELKERGGLSYGVLARRLHTSTSTLHRYCKGEALPAEFAVVDRFARACRAGQEEALELHRAWLLADARRRAPAQAVAVASTPPLPVTVPVPVPPAAVERKPSPEPDPVGARAPGVGSPWYRRRAVAVAGAGLAVGAVAVAVLAAAGPERGRDTAGATGAATAAGTGAPAATLPSTRPSSSSSSNASGGPAPSASPSAPASPSDPAAGSDPTGDPVPRTPTAQAPPAGGGAPAAPAAPLRAAVRSHVWAAGCDHAYLSPREPAAVPPPPVEADAAAWARSQGAVHAGSQIVEITVHGTGEGAVVLQGTDVRVAARRTPPAWNVYQMSQGCGGGLTPATFAVNLDAPRPLARPVAGNDAGEAIPAPTFPMRVSAAEPVVLRVETATTGCDCDWYLDLRWTGPAGSGTLRLDDAGSPWRTSAHPNRPVYGFATERSRWSR from the coding sequence GTGGAACGGATTCACGGGACGGGGGGCGTCGTGGGCGAGGCGGAACGGTCGGCGGAGGCGGAGAACTTCGCACGGCTCATGCGGGAACTGAAGGAGCGTGGGGGGCTCAGTTACGGCGTCCTGGCACGCCGGCTGCACACCAGTACCTCGACCCTGCACCGGTACTGCAAGGGGGAGGCGCTCCCCGCAGAGTTCGCGGTGGTGGACCGGTTCGCCCGCGCCTGCCGGGCCGGGCAGGAGGAGGCGCTTGAACTGCACCGGGCGTGGCTGCTGGCCGACGCGCGTCGCCGGGCACCGGCGCAGGCGGTCGCGGTGGCCTCGACGCCGCCGTTGCCCGTGACCGTCCCCGTGCCGGTGCCTCCGGCGGCCGTCGAACGGAAGCCGTCGCCCGAGCCGGACCCGGTGGGCGCGAGGGCTCCGGGGGTGGGGTCGCCCTGGTACCGCAGGCGCGCGGTGGCGGTCGCCGGCGCCGGACTCGCGGTGGGCGCGGTGGCGGTGGCGGTCCTCGCGGCGGCCGGGCCCGAACGGGGCAGGGACACGGCCGGGGCGACGGGGGCGGCCACCGCGGCGGGGACGGGCGCACCGGCCGCGACCCTGCCGTCGACCCGGCCCTCGTCGTCCTCTTCCTCGAACGCCTCGGGCGGGCCGGCCCCGTCGGCGTCCCCCTCCGCCCCGGCCTCGCCCTCGGACCCGGCCGCGGGGTCGGACCCGACCGGCGACCCGGTCCCGCGGACCCCCACCGCACAGGCACCCCCGGCGGGCGGCGGGGCTCCGGCCGCTCCGGCCGCGCCGCTGCGGGCGGCGGTACGGTCCCACGTGTGGGCCGCCGGCTGCGATCACGCCTACCTCTCCCCCCGGGAACCGGCGGCCGTCCCCCCGCCCCCCGTGGAGGCGGACGCCGCCGCCTGGGCGCGGTCCCAGGGGGCCGTGCACGCGGGGAGCCAGATCGTCGAGATCACCGTGCACGGCACGGGGGAGGGGGCCGTGGTCCTCCAGGGCACGGACGTCCGGGTGGCCGCCCGCCGCACCCCGCCCGCCTGGAACGTCTACCAGATGTCCCAGGGCTGCGGCGGGGGACTGACGCCGGCCACGTTCGCGGTCAACCTGGACGCCCCGAGGCCGCTGGCCCGGCCCGTCGCGGGCAACGACGCCGGGGAGGCGATCCCCGCGCCCACGTTCCCCATGCGGGTCTCGGCCGCGGAACCGGTCGTCCTGCGCGTGGAGACGGCCACCACCGGCTGCGACTGCGACTGGTACCTCGACCTGCGCTGGACCGGTCCCGCGGGCTCGGGCACCCTGCGCCTGGACGACGCCGGAAGTCCCTGGCGCACGAGCGCCCACCCGAACCGCCCGGTGTACGGATTCGCCACGGAGCGGTCCCGCTGGTCCCGCTGA